Within the Bradyrhizobium ottawaense genome, the region GGCGGCGGCGATGGCCTGGTGGATGACGGCCGGCGCCTGTGCCGCGGAAGAAAGAGTTTCGGTGTAGAGCGAGACGTCGCGGAACAGCAGATCGGGATCGGTGGTCTGGATGAAATCGGTGCCTTGCAGATTTAGCGGCATGTCGCCGGACAGCGCCAGTACCGGCGCGTGGTCGCGGCTCGCTTCATAGAGGCCGGCGACCAGATGGTTGCTGCCGGGGCCGGTGGTGCCGGCACACACGCCGAGCCGGCCGGTGAGCTTGGCCTGCCCGGCGGCGGCCAGCGCCGCACCTTCTTCATGTCGTACGCCGACCCATTCGATCTTGCTGTGCCGGACCGCATCCGCCAGCGGATTGAGCGAATCACCAATCAATCCAAAGAGATGCCTGACACCGATCTGTTCGAGCACGCCGACCAGAAGTTCCGAAACCGTTTGTGACATTTGCCGCTCCGACCGTTAAGGCACGCGCCATGACCGGTGGGCGTGTTGCTTCGAAGATGCCCCTCTCGATATATCCTGAAACTAGATTCCGGCGCAGCGGTGGCGGGAGCGGGGAGGACTCTTCGGGTTGCGCTCGGTTCCCTTCGGATAGGCGCTTCGCTCGCGGACACCTTGACGGCTGTCAGATTCTGCCGATTTTCTCCGCGATGCTGAGAATTGATTCTCGTCACGGCGCCGTGGTCAATCCGCTGGCAATCTTCGCACCTCGCGTGGAGCTCGGGCGATGGCAGCCGCCGCTATTCACGTTGTTCCGAACGACAATTTCGGCGACTGGAGGGTGCGCGACCACGATGGGCACGAGTTTGGCCACTAATCACGCCGGTGGTCGCGGGCATCCAGGCGACGAAGCGCACGAAGATCGCGGCGCAACTATAGAGCAGCCCGAGCGCCGTTGTGCCCGGCCAGCCGAAATGAGAGGCGCACTCGTGGCACCTGCCGCGCCAAGCAGCCCGAACAGTCCGGCCACTTGAGGCCCATAGCCGAATGGTGGTTCGCTAAGACGAAATGCGAGGGCCAACCAGAAGACGCTGAACGCGGCAAACAGCCGCGCCCCGATCAGCGATGACGTTCTCAGCTGGGGATAGCTTTGCCAAAGATCCTTGAGCGATCGCAGTACTCGCGGATATGGCTGTAGCAACGGGGGTGGCGGCTGCTGCAAGACCCGATGCAGGACAACCAGTGCGCCGAGGTTCAGTGCGGCTGCCAGCCAAAACATCGGACGCCAGCCAAGATGTGCGCTCACCGTACCGGACACCGTCCGGGCGAGCAGGATGCCAGCGAGGATGCCCGCCTGCAGGATGCCAATGACGCGGCCGCGGCGCTGCGGCAGGTTGAGCTGCGCCGCCAAGGCAATGAGAACCTGCGCCACGGCTGACGTCATGCCCAGCGTCAAGCTGGCGATATCGAGCCATGCAAGCGATGGTGCCAGTGCAAGGGCGACCAGCGAAACGATGATACCGAACAGCAGAGCCGAGACCAGTTGGCGGCGATCGACGACTTCGCCAATCGGCACGAACAGGAACAGACCCAGCGCATAACCGATCTGTGTCGACATGGGCAGAACTGCGATTACATTTGCTGCAACGTCGAAGCTCCGGCTGATATCGGGCAGCATCGGCTGATTGTAATAGAGGTTGGCAACCGCGATGCCGCCGGCAGCGGCCATGATAACGATACAGCGAGGCGAAAGAGGTGGGCGACCGCTCGACGACGCCTCCCCTTCTGGACGCGCGTCATGATCGACAGCGGGACATGCGGCCAAAGTCCAAAGTTGTTGAGACGGCTTGGCGATCGAGGACGACTGGTCTTCAGACTGGCGGGCACACTGGTTCAACATCTGTGAGCTCGCGGCGAGGAATCGGCGGTAAGAATTAAAGGGACTCCCCGTCAGAACCCTTGCTCGTCCACACCCGCAGATCACTCGCGCAATTCGATCAGATGGCTCCACTCGACAGCGTGGAATTTTTCTTCATTCGAGGCTTCACTCGTTATGGGTTTCGCGCACGCGGGGTGGAAGCGCAGCAGAATAAACGGTTGCTGTATCTAAGGGCCTTGATGGCCGTCAATTTTTGTGAGCTGACCTCCTCGGCTAGATCGACGACTATGCTCATCCGTCGGAGTAGGCCACACGGCTCCGCATCGATCTGCGGTTGCCCTTGAGGTGGCAGACCGAGTTCGTTGCACTATCAGTCAATCATTCGCGCTATCGCGCCGGTGTCCGGCCGACCGTTATCGGGCCTTGGCTGATCACGCCGCAGGCAATCCGGTTACCGGCGTTTCCTGCGGGGTCGGTCACGTAGTCGTCCCTGCCGCTATGGATCACCACCGCGGTGCCGCCGGGAGGGAAGACGGAGTTGGGCTTGTCTGTATCGATGGTGATTGCGGCATTGACCAGTTCCACTTCGAGCAAGCCGGTCGGCGGAATGTGCAAATTCGGCATGTCGCCAGCATGACCGGGGCCCGCCATGATGCCGTGGTCCGTGTTGCTTGGATTGAATTGCGGACCCGCCGACTCGAACGAAGGCGGCTCGCACTCACCCACGGCATGAATGTGGAGGGCATGTTCGCCCGGAGGCATTCCCTTGAGCGAGAGCTTGAGCAGGACCCCGGCTGGGGTCTGCAGTAGCGAGAGGGTGCCGACATCCTGGCGGCTCGTGTCCCTGAGCTGGGCAATGGCGGATTGGGCGGCGGCGGAACCGACCAACGCAGTCGACAGGATGGCGGTCATGCCAACGGCGCGCGCGCATTTCAGAATGTTCATGCCTTAGACTCCTGGACGCAGTGTCTCGATTCCTATCAATTCCTGTGCCTCCTCACCTCGCTCAGGCACACGCTTCTCCAGCCCGGCCCGCTTCAGTCCTCTTCTTTCGCTGGAGGAATTGCTTCTTCCTCAAATATCAGCTCGGCTGGCTCAAAGGCCTCCTCCACGCCCTTCTCGTCCTCAACTCGGATGCAGATCACCTTGCCTCTCTCGACGGCGCTCACGGTCATCGCCGGGCCGCCCGACTTGAGAACCACATTGTCTCCTCGGCGGAAGTCGCCCATGGAACTTACTCCTTGAGATCACCCGTCTCCGCAGAGCGCATCTATCGCCGAGCCGGCCTCACTTCTCAGCCGATCAAGTCAGCCGATCAAGCGCTTCTTTGGGGAAACCTTAACGGTCGAACTGAACAATGGCCTTGATGGTCGTCAATTGGGGCGTTTTCAAGCGGCCCGCGGATCTGACCGCCCCGACACTGCCCTGGAGTCCGATAACAATTCAAGGAAGCGGCGCTCGCAATTTGTCGGCGGCGCGCCCAAGATTGGTCGGCAGACAATGCGTCCTGCTGTGCCGGACGTGATAACGCATCCAGCAGCCCTTTTTGGCTTTGACCTCGCAACGCAGACTTTCCGATGGCCGCGAACAATAGGCAACCTCGTTCGGAGAGATCGCTGCTTCCTAAGTAGGTGATGAGCTAGATCGATGGACTCTTGATACCTGTCAACGACAGCTCCATCAGAGATTCGCACGATAAGATTATGATGTGCAGTCCGGCGCCCTAAGGCCGGGCAAAGCATGATTTGATTCCTTGAGGCAAGCATTGATGAGCAAGGCGAGCCCAAATCACACGATCCCGTGTTGCAGGAACTTCGCCTCGCTCAGGACGTTCAGAAACAATTCAGTAGAACACCGTTGCGGCCCTCAAGTTGCGGGCTAAGCAAAAAATGGAGGCCGCGGAATGGCAACATCCAACGAGGACACCGGCATAGGCCTGTGGAATCGCCGAAACTTCCTAGCGACCTCAGTGGTGTCCACCATGTCCATCACCTTTCTTGATCAATCTCCCGCAAATGCGGCGCCCGCGGCAACGCCGGACCTTCGCGCTCCCTACGCGACAACCATCGATGTCAATGGACAACGGTATCATCTTGCAATCGATGTCCGTACGACGCTGCTCGACGCCCTGCGCGACCATATCGGTCTTACCGGCAGCAAGAAGGGATGCGACCACGGCCAATGCGGCGCTTGTACCGTGATGGTCAATGGCCGTCGCGTGCTGTCATGTCTGACGTTGGTTGCCACGCTTGAGGGTCGTAACGTCACCACCATTGAGGGTCTGTCGCAGGCCGACGGCACGCTGCACCCGATGCAGCAGGCCTTTATCGATCACGATGCATTCCAGTGCGGCTATTGTACTCCGGGGCAGATCGTCTCGGCGGTGGCCTGCGTGAAGGAGGGACATGCCGAGACCGACGCCGACATCCGCGAGTATATGAGCGGCAATCTCTGCCGTTGCGCGGCCTATCCGAACATCGTGGACGCTATCAAGCAGGCCAAAACAAAAATGAAAGAGGCTTGACATGCAACCATTCCAGTTTTCCCGCACTGGTGATCTGCTGTCGGCATATTCGGCATATCGTGCCGCGGATGAAGGGGCTGACGCGGCGCATTCACGCAGTCAGTATCTGGCCGGCGGCACCACACTTATCGATCTCATGAAACTCGGCGTCATGCGGCCCGACCGCGTCGTCGATATCAACGATCTCGACCAGACCGATGCCGGTCGAATCGAGTTTGCCGGTAATCTGCTGCGGCTTGGTGCCCTGACCCGCATGTCAACCGTCGCCGATCATCCAGATGTGCGCCGCGACTTCCCCGTTATCGCGGAGTCGCTACAACTGGCCGCCAGCGCGCAAATACGAAATATGGCCTCGCTTGGCGGCAACGTGCTGCAGCGTACCCGCTGCAGTTATTTTCGCGATACCTCCTATTCCAATTGCAACAAGCGCGAACCCGGTTCCGGGTGCGCGGCGCTTGATGGGATCAACCGCGGTCACGCGGTTTTGGGTATCAGCGAACGCTGCATCGCGACCTATCCAGGCGATTTCGCACAGGCCTTGATAGCTCTGGACGCTCAGGTGGAAGTTATGGGGCGGAACGGTCCCCGAGAGCTTCCGTTCGCGAATTTGCACCGGCAACCGGGACAGACCCCCCATCTTGAAACAACCCTCGGGCCAGGTGAATTGATCGCGGCCTTCCGCATAACCCGGGCACCTTTCACCCGGCGGTCGCTATTTTTAAAAGTGAGGGACCGGCAATCGTACGAGTTTGCGCTGGCGTCGGCCGCGGTTGCGATCGATCTTGACCGGGACACCGTAAAGCAAGCGCGTATTGCGCTTGGCGGCGTGGCGACCGTGCCGTGGCGAGCCCATGAGGCGGAGGCTTCGCTCAAAAATAGGCGCCTTGATGAGGCGGCCATGAGTCGTGCCGCTGACCTTGCATTCGCTGATGCACGGCCGCGCGAACACAATGCATTCAAAATCGAACTCGGCAAGCGGACGCTGATGCGCGCCTTCCGCCAAGCCGCGGCCATGGAGATTTGACCATGAGCACTGCCGCCCCCGAGCCCAAGGAGAACATGGGCAAGCCGGAGCCACGAATTGACGGGCGCCTGAAGGTCACCGGCGAAGCGCGCTATGGATCGGATTTTCCGGTCGCCAATCCGGCCTACGCGTTCTTGATTACCAGCGCGATCGCCAAGGGACGCATTGAGGGGATGGACCTCGGCGAGGCCAAGGCTGTGCCCGGTGTGCTTGAAATCTTTTACCACGAGAACAGCCGTGATTTAAAAGAGATAAAGTATCGACCTGGTGGCGGCGGTCCGACGTCGTCGATCCAGGATTTCGGACCCGAAATCAAGTATGGCGGACAAATCATAGCGCTGGTCGTTGCCGAAACCTTCGAGGCCGCGCGCGAAGCGGCTCACAAGGTTCAAGTGACTTATCATGCGGAGCAGCCGAGCGCGACCTTCGACTCCTCGGGCGTCAGCGAAGAGGACATCAGTAAGCAGAAAGATGTCCCGCAGGCAGGCGATGCGGAAGGCGAATACAGCCGGGCGGAGGTTAAACTCGAAGCCGAGTACGAAACGCCGCCTCAGCATCATAATCCCATCGAACTCTTTACGACGACCTGCGTCTGGCAAGACGAAGAATTGACGATCTATGAGCCGAGCCAGTTCATGTACGGCCTGAAAGCCAATGCCGCGAAGAAGATGGGCATTGATATCGCCAATGTTCATGCGGTTTCTCCCTTTGTCGGCGGAGCGTTCGGATCGAAAGCGCAGTTTTCACCGCGTACGGGACTCGTCGCTCTCGCCGCAAAGCGCCTCAACCGGCCCGTAAAGCTGGTTGCAACGCGCGACCAGGGCTTCACGATTCAGACTTATCGGGCAGAAACCCGCCACCGCATTCGCATGGGCGCGCAACGTGGTGGAAAAATCACCAGCTTCATCCACGAAGGATGGGAAGTAACCTCGCGTCCGGATTCATATTCTGTAGCAGGCGTCGAAGACAGTGCACGCTTGTACGGCTTTGCTGCGGTAAAGACCCGCGTCTCCCTGGTACACGCGGATCGTAATACGCCCGGATTCATGCGTTCGCCGCCCGTGGTGCCATACATCTATGCGCTTGAAAGCGCGATGGATGAGCTTGCGATCAAGCTCAAGCTGGATCCGGTTGAATTGCGCCGAATCAACGATTCCTCGACCGATGCTACCGGCAAGCAATGGTCCAGCCGGTCGCTGATGAAATGCTACGATGAGGCCTCCGAGCGTTTCGGCTGGTCGAAGCGCAGCCCCCAACCCGGCTCGATGAGAGACGGCGATTGGCTGATCGGATGGGGCTGTGCGAGCGCCGTATACCCAACCCACGTCGGGGCAGCAGCGGCGCGGGTCCGTCTGACTGCAGACGGAAAAGCACGCGTGCAGATCGCCGCACACGATCTGGGCACCGGGGCCTACACCGTGATTGGACAGATCGCCGCAGAAGAGCTCGGCATTCCTCTGTCCTCCGTTTCCGTAGAGCTGGGTGACAGCAATCTGCCTCCAGCGCCGGTTGCCGGCGGGTCGAACACGACGGCCAGCGCATGCTCTGCGGTAATGAAGGCCTGCGAGGCTATCCGTTCAAAACTCTCGTCATCGCGGCCAGCGTCGGACGGAAGATCTGCGGAAGACAAATCAACCATCGGCAGCAGCGCCGGTGCGCGACAGCCAAATCTGGAAGAGAGCTTCAGTCGTCTTGGTGTGGGAGCAATTGAGGAATATGCCGAATATCTGCCTCCGGGCGGAAAACCCGATACCATCAAGAACTTGTACGCCGGCACCCCATTTCTGACCGGAGGTTCGAAAGGTGGAAAGTTGATGTATGCGACCGGCGCGGAATTCGTCGAAGTAAGAGTCCATGCGCTGACACGGGAGATACGCGTGCCGCGCGTCGTCGGCGCCTTCGCAGCGGGCCGGCTCATGAATACCCGCACCGCCCGTAGCCAATATATGGGTGGGATCATCTGGGGTGTCTCTTCCGCCCTACATGAAGCAACCGAGATCGACCGGCGTGAGGCGCGCTACGTCAATAACAGTCTTGCGGACTATCTCACTCCGGTGAACGCGGATATTCAAAACGTCGACGTGATCCTTGTTCCGGAGAAGGACGATTTCGTCAATCCGGTCGGGGTAAAAGGCATTGGAGAGCTGGGCAATGTGGGCACTGCTGCGGCCATTGCCAACGCAGTCTATCATGCGACAGGCATTCGCGTCCGACAATTGCCAATCCGGCTGGAGAAGCTGTTGGCGGCCTAGAAAATCCAAACTCAGTTACGGCCAGAAACATGGTGATCTACCGAGACGAAGCGAGCGCCCAAGGGCGATATGCTGAACCGATG harbors:
- a CDS encoding MFS transporter, encoding MAAAGGIAVANLYYNQPMLPDISRSFDVAANVIAVLPMSTQIGYALGLFLFVPIGEVVDRRQLVSALLFGIIVSLVALALAPSLAWLDIASLTLGMTSAVAQVLIALAAQLNLPQRRGRVIGILQAGILAGILLARTVSGTVSAHLGWRPMFWLAAALNLGALVVLHRVLQQPPPPLLQPYPRVLRSLKDLWQSYPQLRTSSLIGARLFAAFSVFWLALAFRLSEPPFGYGPQVAGLFGLLGAAGATSAPLISAGRAQRRSGCSIVAPRSSCASSPGCPRPPA
- a CDS encoding superoxide dismutase family protein; protein product: MNILKCARAVGMTAILSTALVGSAAAQSAIAQLRDTSRQDVGTLSLLQTPAGVLLKLSLKGMPPGEHALHIHAVGECEPPSFESAGPQFNPSNTDHGIMAGPGHAGDMPNLHIPPTGLLEVELVNAAITIDTDKPNSVFPPGGTAVVIHSGRDDYVTDPAGNAGNRIACGVISQGPITVGRTPAR
- a CDS encoding DUF2158 domain-containing protein, whose amino-acid sequence is MGDFRRGDNVVLKSGGPAMTVSAVERGKVICIRVEDEKGVEEAFEPAELIFEEEAIPPAKEED
- a CDS encoding (2Fe-2S)-binding protein; its protein translation is MATSNEDTGIGLWNRRNFLATSVVSTMSITFLDQSPANAAPAATPDLRAPYATTIDVNGQRYHLAIDVRTTLLDALRDHIGLTGSKKGCDHGQCGACTVMVNGRRVLSCLTLVATLEGRNVTTIEGLSQADGTLHPMQQAFIDHDAFQCGYCTPGQIVSAVACVKEGHAETDADIREYMSGNLCRCAAYPNIVDAIKQAKTKMKEA
- a CDS encoding FAD binding domain-containing protein gives rise to the protein MQPFQFSRTGDLLSAYSAYRAADEGADAAHSRSQYLAGGTTLIDLMKLGVMRPDRVVDINDLDQTDAGRIEFAGNLLRLGALTRMSTVADHPDVRRDFPVIAESLQLAASAQIRNMASLGGNVLQRTRCSYFRDTSYSNCNKREPGSGCAALDGINRGHAVLGISERCIATYPGDFAQALIALDAQVEVMGRNGPRELPFANLHRQPGQTPHLETTLGPGELIAAFRITRAPFTRRSLFLKVRDRQSYEFALASAAVAIDLDRDTVKQARIALGGVATVPWRAHEAEASLKNRRLDEAAMSRAADLAFADARPREHNAFKIELGKRTLMRAFRQAAAMEI
- a CDS encoding xanthine dehydrogenase family protein molybdopterin-binding subunit, which gives rise to MSTAAPEPKENMGKPEPRIDGRLKVTGEARYGSDFPVANPAYAFLITSAIAKGRIEGMDLGEAKAVPGVLEIFYHENSRDLKEIKYRPGGGGPTSSIQDFGPEIKYGGQIIALVVAETFEAAREAAHKVQVTYHAEQPSATFDSSGVSEEDISKQKDVPQAGDAEGEYSRAEVKLEAEYETPPQHHNPIELFTTTCVWQDEELTIYEPSQFMYGLKANAAKKMGIDIANVHAVSPFVGGAFGSKAQFSPRTGLVALAAKRLNRPVKLVATRDQGFTIQTYRAETRHRIRMGAQRGGKITSFIHEGWEVTSRPDSYSVAGVEDSARLYGFAAVKTRVSLVHADRNTPGFMRSPPVVPYIYALESAMDELAIKLKLDPVELRRINDSSTDATGKQWSSRSLMKCYDEASERFGWSKRSPQPGSMRDGDWLIGWGCASAVYPTHVGAAAARVRLTADGKARVQIAAHDLGTGAYTVIGQIAAEELGIPLSSVSVELGDSNLPPAPVAGGSNTTASACSAVMKACEAIRSKLSSSRPASDGRSAEDKSTIGSSAGARQPNLEESFSRLGVGAIEEYAEYLPPGGKPDTIKNLYAGTPFLTGGSKGGKLMYATGAEFVEVRVHALTREIRVPRVVGAFAAGRLMNTRTARSQYMGGIIWGVSSALHEATEIDRREARYVNNSLADYLTPVNADIQNVDVILVPEKDDFVNPVGVKGIGELGNVGTAAAIANAVYHATGIRVRQLPIRLEKLLAA